DNA sequence from the Chitinophaga flava genome:
TCCTGCCAGTTGATCAATTCCATTTCAGTCGTTTTACTAAATATAAAGGTCTTGCGGCAAATAAGCAACAGCCGGATCATACTTTGTGAAGAACGGTCAGGGAATGTGTTGAAATAAATTTATTATGCCCAAACTGGCATAGTTATTGTTTTTAATATTACAAATTTTAGGTTAAAAAATAGGTTAAAGCGAAAGAACCCCACCTGCAGAGGTGGGGTTCTTTCGTTTATGCGTTTATAACGGAGCTTATTGCATAGACAGGCTGTCCTGCATGGTGATAGGCCCGCTTACATTAATAATCTTTCTGTCGGTAAAATCTTCATTGGCGATCAGGCCCCAGCCATGTAAGGAATCGGTGGGGGTTTTAATGAAGACCTCTTTGGTAGAGTAGAAAACTTTCCTTTTAGGGTCCCAGTTCAGTTCATCGGTATTGAGCCGGTCGCCTCTTTTATTCACTACCACTACGTTTTTGGAAAGGAACACTGCTCCTTCGTCTTCCAGATAACGGCCAGTGTCGGCAACAAGTGTACTTTCCAGGCCCAGGGTATCGTTAAACATCAGCAGTTTAAGGCCTTGTTTGAACTTCACATAAGAAGGCTTGTCGAGACTTCTTTCCATGGTAGGCGCGGTCAGTTTGGCGTTTACCCTGCCTCCCTGACTATAGATAAGCAGGATATCCGTTCCATTTTCCACAGCAGCTTTTTTGGAATCAAATTCCATCACCGCCTGTATATCATTTTCACAGGCGACCGCTGTCAGCGCAATCAACAGATATATGAGTTTTTTCCTGATCATCCTGGCCAGGCCTTAATCGTATTTCTTCTTAATAAACCATCTGTCACTCAGCGTGAAACCAAGTGATACCCGGTAAACATTTTCTTTCAGGGCAGTATTGTTATTGCCACGATGTGCCACATCAAAGGCAACGTTGACCATACTATACTGGTTGGAGTAAGGCATACGGCGTACCGGTAATCCTGCACCTACTGTAAAGCCCAGCGTGTTCATATTCTGGTCGTTCAGCTTCAGGTAATCCAGTCCATAGTAGGCGCCAAGGCGGTAAGCCACCCTGTTCCAGTAACCACTGAGTGCCATAGCATTCGGTACAAACTGGCCACCCAGCGACACCTTCCAGCTGTTCTGGAGAGAATCTGCCTGACCAAATTTGGAGAACTTACTCCACTGAGTAGTATTAAAATCCATACCTACCATCCATTTGTCCAGTTTACGCAGCATAAAGCCGGCGCCGAAGTCCTGAGGATACACAACAGTTCCTTTAGGTCCTTTTGCATACTGAACAGTGTCGAGGGAAGTAAAGTCGTTGGTAGACGAGTTATACATGAGCGTCTCGCTCAGGGTTTCCTGGCGAACCGTCATATTCTGCTGCAGGCTTCCGGAAGCACCCAGTGTCAGGTCCATTTCCTTGTTCAGTTTGGCCCTGTACTGTACCCCTAATTTATAAAAGAAGCTGCCGTAGCTGATACGGGTCATATGCCGGGAAGCGTTGATATCACTCACCGGATAGATCACACGGGTATTGTTTTCAATATTACCGAAGAGATAACCCACGTTGACACCAATGCTGAAGTTGCCAATACCAACACCGGTACCTGCATACAGCTGGTATAGACCACCACTGCCCTGGTAGCGGTTGGCCACCGGCATCTTCAGGGTATCATAAAAGATCTGGTCTTTAGATTCCTGGATGTTGTAGGAAACTCTGGTCACCGGACGCAAACCCAGGTTGAGCCCCCATTTCTTCTTGATGGGAATACCAATCTGCAGATAAGAAAGGGTACCAAAGCCAGAGTTGAAGCTGGCAGTTTTGTCGGTGATAGACCGGGAGCCTCCTTCTATGCCCACATCAAAAGTGGTGAGCATAAGGTTGGAATAGCTGGCCGGATTTAAGAAGTTAACGGATTGTGGATCCCCGTATGCCTGGGACACGCCACCCATACCGCGATTTACCGTATTCTGGTTGTTATTCAGATCGCCTAATCCATATCGTGAATAGGGTGAATTATCCTGTGCTGTAGCATTATTTGCCACCAGGAACAGTCCAACCAGGAAGCAAAGAATACTGACTTTAGTCCAATGCATTTCGTATCAGAATTGAGTTTAAACCCTTGTCCAGTGAAAATTATGGGTCTGCAAATATCTACTTTTTAAGGCGGGAAGCAAAAAAAACCAAATTCGGCCCTGTTAAAAGCGCGTTAAAGTTGACATTCCCGAAAGCTGAAATCCTTGCCAGACAACCATTTCACCTCAAAAATATGTTTTTTCGGCAATATCTTCAGCGGAAAATATCCAGTTTAAAAATTTACAGATCACCGGCAGAGAGATTTCTGAAATGACCGTTGAGTTTCACTCTTTCTTTCAGTCTTTCCATTTCGGCCATCATCGGTATTACTTTATGCAGATGCCGTTTGAGATATTCCAGTCGTTGCACCTCATAAAAAAGATGTAGCACTTCATACTCTTCCTCCAGCGATAATCCGGCGTGGTGGGCCAGGTCGTAAGCAGTGAGCCGGCCATCTTCCTTCCTGAAACTTTTATGTACCTGGAGGATGGCATGCAGCTCCCGGATACCATGCAACACCTCATCCAACAGACGGACATTGCTGGCTTCATGGTTTTCAGGATAATTGACAATAGCGCCGGCATATAACTTATCCGGGATCACGTTGATACGTTCCAGTGTACGGAATACACTGGCTCCCCGGGTGATGATATCCATCTCACCGTTATCGTATAATTTTTCTACTTTTTCTATGGTTACCAATGTTCCATATTCCATTATTTTTTTGTCAATTACCGCAGGAATGCCAAAAGGCTTATTTTCGGCCACGCATTCCCGGGCCAGTTGTTTATACCTGGGCTCAAAAACGTGGAGATTTAGTTGTTCTCCCGGATACACCACAATACCAAGCGGAAATATGGAAATAAAATTTGTCATCTTAATGATCAGTGTTTAGGCTAAAGGTAAAAAAAACGCCCCGCATAAGGGGCGCAGAATCTGCTAATTAAGCTCACTCTAATGTATATATTAAATAAAAGGAATACCTTTATAATTAACATTATTACTCATTCGCAAACATGCTAGCAACCACATCCACGATATCGTTGTTGATTTCTACATATAACTGGCCTGCAGCTCTAGCCTTATGCCTGAATAGTATTAAATCACAAACTATCTTACCAACAGAAGTCATCATCGCCGACGACGGCTCCAGGGAAGATACCCGGGAACTGATCAACAGTATCCGGAAAGATTTCCCTGTACCGCTTATTCATGTATGGCAGGAGGATAAAGGTTTCAGGCTTGCACAAATCAGAAACAAGGGGATCGCTCAGTCTACGTCCGACTATATTATCCAGATAGACGGAGACCTGATCCTGGATAAACACTTTGTAGAAGATCATATGCGCCTGGCGGAACCGGGCTATTTTATCACTGGCAGCCGGGCTCTGTTATCTTCCCGTATCTCCAATAAACTTTTACAGGCCCACGATATTAATGTGGATTTCCGGTCTACCCCTTTCAGCCACATTCTGAATGCGTTACGTTTTCCATCATTAAGCCGCTTCCTTTCCAAACGATACAAGATAGGTGGCCGTCACAAATACTATGTAAAAGGCTGTAATATGTCTTTCTGGAAAAAAGATCTTCTTACCGTTAATGGTTATGATGAAAATTTTACCGGCTGGGGGATGGAAGACAATGATATCGCTGTAAGACTGCTGAATGCCGGCGTTCAGAAAAAATTCATTAAAATGGGAGGCGTGGCTTTCCACCTTTACCATCGTGAGAACTCCCGTGGCAAGCACCAGGAAAACAGTATCCTTGTAAAAGCCGCTGTGAGCAGCAAAAAAATCAAAGCAGACAAGGGCATACTGGAATACCTGATCAACTAATATTTTGTACATGTACCAGCAATATTTGGAGGGGCTTCTGCGGGGAGAAATAAAAGCGCTGGCCCGGTGTATTTCTCTGGTTGAAAATGAAGCATCTGGTTATACCTCCTTGCTGGAACAGTTACCGGCCAACAGTCCTACCCGTGTAGTAGGTATCACCGGTCCTCCCGGAGCGGGCAAAAGTACCCTGGTTAACGCCCTGATCACCCACCTGCTGGCAGAAGATAAAAAAGTAGCCATCATTGCCGTAGATCCCTCTTCACCGTTTAATTTCGGCGCTTTACTGGGCGACCGTATCCGTATGGGACAACATTTCGGGCATCCCGGCGTGTTTATCCGGTCTATGGCCAGCCGTGGCGCATTGGGAGGTCTCAGTCCGAAAATCATCGAGGTGAGTGACCTTATCAAAGCTGCCGGCTTCGATTATCTCTTTATCGAAACAGTAGGAGTAGGGCAAAGCGAAGTAGAGATTGCCGGCATTGCAGATACCACCATCGTAGTGGTAGTACCGGAAGCAGGCGATGAAATACAGACCATGAAAGCCGGATTGATGGAGATCGCCGATATTTTTGTAGTCAATAAGGCCGACCGCGATAATGCAGACATCTTCGTAAAAAACCTGCGACTGCTGGCCCACAGCAAACAACAGGCATCCTGGGAAATTCCCGTCATCAAATCAGTGGCTACCCAACAGGAAGGCATACACGAAATTGCAACCGCCATTGGCCGGCATCAGGAATCCATTATGCACCAGCATCAGCGCAGATCGCTGTTACTTGCAGAAA
Encoded proteins:
- the lptC gene encoding LPS export ABC transporter periplasmic protein LptC translates to MIRKKLIYLLIALTAVACENDIQAVMEFDSKKAAVENGTDILLIYSQGGRVNAKLTAPTMERSLDKPSYVKFKQGLKLLMFNDTLGLESTLVADTGRYLEDEGAVFLSKNVVVVNKRGDRLNTDELNWDPKRKVFYSTKEVFIKTPTDSLHGWGLIANEDFTDRKIINVSGPITMQDSLSMQ
- a CDS encoding LON peptidase substrate-binding domain-containing protein; the protein is MTNFISIFPLGIVVYPGEQLNLHVFEPRYKQLARECVAENKPFGIPAVIDKKIMEYGTLVTIEKVEKLYDNGEMDIITRGASVFRTLERINVIPDKLYAGAIVNYPENHEASNVRLLDEVLHGIRELHAILQVHKSFRKEDGRLTAYDLAHHAGLSLEEEYEVLHLFYEVQRLEYLKRHLHKVIPMMAEMERLKERVKLNGHFRNLSAGDL
- a CDS encoding glycosyltransferase family 2 protein, with amino-acid sequence MLATTSTISLLISTYNWPAALALCLNSIKSQTILPTEVIIADDGSREDTRELINSIRKDFPVPLIHVWQEDKGFRLAQIRNKGIAQSTSDYIIQIDGDLILDKHFVEDHMRLAEPGYFITGSRALLSSRISNKLLQAHDINVDFRSTPFSHILNALRFPSLSRFLSKRYKIGGRHKYYVKGCNMSFWKKDLLTVNGYDENFTGWGMEDNDIAVRLLNAGVQKKFIKMGGVAFHLYHRENSRGKHQENSILVKAAVSSKKIKADKGILEYLIN
- the meaB gene encoding methylmalonyl Co-A mutase-associated GTPase MeaB, which translates into the protein MYQQYLEGLLRGEIKALARCISLVENEASGYTSLLEQLPANSPTRVVGITGPPGAGKSTLVNALITHLLAEDKKVAIIAVDPSSPFNFGALLGDRIRMGQHFGHPGVFIRSMASRGALGGLSPKIIEVSDLIKAAGFDYLFIETVGVGQSEVEIAGIADTTIVVVVPEAGDEIQTMKAGLMEIADIFVVNKADRDNADIFVKNLRLLAHSKQQASWEIPVIKSVATQQEGIHEIATAIGRHQESIMHQHQRRSLLLAEKAYQLIQHRRMHDISKKNLQTEIQEHISQQSFNLYRYVADKAGR